GTCGGTACCGTTTCCGAACGGACCGGGGAGAGACCGTGCCGTGACAGCAGAGCCCGCATCGCCGACTTGTCGTCGAGCGGCACGACCGCCGACGCGGGGTTGGGAGAGACCCCGAGCCTCTCGGCCTCGGCGACGGCCGGCCCGACGGCCCCCGCACCCCCCAGGTACAGGACAGTGTCGATGTCATGGACGCGCACCGTACGGGCGATCAGGGCGCGCAGCTCCCGCTCGTCGCCGACGCCGGTCGACACCACCTCCCGCGCGTGCTCGGCGACCTCGTCGAGATACGCCCGCCCGCGCAGCGACGGGTCCCCTACCACCCAGACCTCGAAGCCCGCCTCCGCGGCCTTGCGAACCTGCCCGCTGTGGGGCATCACCATCAGCAGCCGCTTCGCTGCTCCGGGGTGCGTCATGACGGGTGCTCCGTTCTCGTACGGCTCGGCAATGGCGGTTGGGAAGGCCCCCGCGGCGGGTGAACCTCCCTTGTACGGAACCGACTTACCGAAGACGCACCGAGGCCAGGACGACCGCTTTCGAGGCGGCGGCGAGTAGGTATCGTTTGCGTCGGACGTCGGGACAGGGCTCGGTCGGGATCACTGTCCCTCTCTTCCGAACGCCGCGCCCACGGGCACGGCGAGCGGACGACCGGCCGTGGCGCGGTCGGTTCCGGAGTGACGTCGGTTCCGCTGTGCGGGGGATCGGTCGTGCGCGCTCGTTCAGTCGAGTCCGGCTGTCAGGTTCGCCGACATGCGGTACCGGGTGACCGCGTGCGCGCCCTGCACGGTGAGGACGCGGCAGAGCGCTCCGGGGTCGTACAGGTCCCCCGTGTCCAGGGTCACCAACGCACGGCCGCAGCCGTCCGCGCGCAGTTCGGCGAGAACGGCGGTGAGCAGGGCGAGACCGATGCCCAATCCCCGGAAGGCAGGCGCCACGACGACTTCGAGCACGCGGCCCTCCCGCTTGGCGGCCCGTGCCAGGACGTATCCGGCGGGACGACCGGACACCTCCAGCAGCAGCACCACGCCGCCGTCCTCCCGGAGCTCCCGCAGACGGGTGCGGAACGCCCGCGCGTCCTCGGTCCGGGGCCCCGACGCCCGGCTCCGCAGATGCAACTCGTGCAGGACGCCGTCGTCGTGACCGTCGGCCCGACGGATGACCCCGTCCTCGGGCGGCAGCGGCGGCAGCGGCGGAACCGACAGGTCGATGTCGAACTGCGCCGTGGTGAAGGACGGCACGAACCCCGCCTCCTGCAGCACCGTCGGCACCACCGGGTCGCCGCTCAGCACACCGCTCACGGTGAAGGCGAAACGCCGACCGTGTTGCGCGGCGAGCTCGTCGGCCCGGTCCAGGAGGAGGCACATCAGCGCGCGCGCCGCGCTCTCGCCGTGCCGGCCCGGTAGTGCGGTGAGCATGCCGTCGAGGGTGTCGCCGCGCGGCGTCAGCGACGCCCAGGCGACCACCTCCCCGTCGGCCCCGGTCAGGCACCAGTTGTTCATCCCGTACCCCGGAGCGGCGGTGTCGGGAAGGATGTCCTCACGCGTACGCATCGCCGTCCCCGTGATGCTCTTCTCATGGGATCTCACCAGGCGCACCAGGCTGTCCACAGGGACCTCGGCCGCGCTCTTGACGGTGAGCCGTCCGTGCGTGGTCATGGGTTCGTTCCCCCCTTCCTGGGGAGTCGGGTCCGGCGGTCGGGCCGGAGTGTCCGGGGCCGCCCGCGCCGGGTCGGCGGCGCGGGCGGTTGTCGGCGGGCGACACCCCGGAATGCGAGACGACCGGGGAGAGGGCGGAGCCGAAACGCGTTGCGCGACGCTGCACAGCGCTCCACCTTTCTCCTCGGACGGCCGGTCACGATGCCGATCGGGTTCCCGGACAACGTGTTTCGGATGCTACTTGGCGCCTCACCGCGGCCGTTCTCCGAGAATGCTCACCCAGTTCGCCCGCCTGTTCCCAAAAGCGCACGAACCGAGATGCGCGCGGGCCGCCGAGTCAAGGACGCTTCCTCACCCAAGCCCAGGCCACGGGCGGCCGCGAGGGGGTACGCGCATGCACAGCGACGTGATCGAGACGAAACCGGGAACGGCCCCTCCACCCGGCCCCACAACCCGGCGTGAGCACGCCACGACAGCCACCGCCAGCACCGACTCCCTCGTCCACGGGTACCTGGGCGCGCTCCTGCGGAGCCGGGACGAACTGCTGCCCGTCCTGACCGGCGTCGCCACCGCACAGGCCGCCGCGGACGAGATCCTCCGGTCGCTGCGTGCCCTGTCCGGCGCCCCGTGGGAACTCCGGCGCAACGCCCCCCGCCGGCTCGGCCGCCTGGCCGCGTTCCTGCCGTCCAACAACCTCCTGTACTCCTACATCCTGTTCGGCGTGATTCCGTCGCTCTACACCGACGAGGTCCGCCTGCGTCCTTCGGCCCGGGTCGCGTCCGCCGCGCTGGCCGTCCACGAGATCCTCGCTCCGCACCTGACCGGCCGAGGCGGCGGCCGGATCGTCATGGCCCCCGCCACCCAGCGTGAGTTCCTCGCCGACTGCGCCCGCTCCGACGCCGTCGTCTTCACCGGCCGGCCCGACAACGCCGAGACCGTCGCCGCCCACCTGCCCGACGACACCCTGCTCCTCACCTTCGGCTCGGGTCCCAACCCGGTGGTCGTCGGCCCCCGGGCGGACCCCGACACGGTCTGCCGCGCCGTGCTCGACGCCCGGCTGTACAACGCGGGCCAGGACTGTCTGTGCACCGACATCGTCTTCATCCACCGCTCACTCACCCATGAGGTCGTCCCCCGGATCGCCGACGCGCTCGCCGCGGTCCGCGTCGGCGACCGGCGGGACCCCGGCGTCCGGGTCGCGCCACTGGTCTACCCGGACGCGGCGGAGGGCGCGGCCCGGTTCCTCGCCCGGCACCGCGAGTTCACCGTCCGCGGCGGCCACGCCGATCCGGACCGCGGCACCGTCGAGCCGACCCTTCTCCACCTGCCGTGGCGGAGCGACTTCCACCCGCCGGAGTTCTTCTCCCCGGTCGTTCTCACGATGGAGTACGACGACCCCCGCCGACTCGCCGGCTGGCTGCACTCCGCCGAGGAGACCGCCCGCGGCATGTACGTCTCCGTCTTCGGGGAACCGGCCCTCGCCGGGGCGACCCGCCTCTCGACCAGCGTCGTCTGCGAGGAGCGGATCACCTTCGACGCGGAGGACGGCAACCGGCCGTTCGGCGGCTACGGCCCGCGCGCCGGAGGCGTACGCCGCCACGGCAGGACCACCGGCCGCCCCCTGCTGCTCTCCGCCGAAACGAGCCCCGGAGCCGGCCGGTGACACCCTCTCCGCCACACCCCCGGCCGCCGCACCATCGGTCCACCCTCGTGAAACCCACCGGCCGGCGACGCCCACCAGGGCCGCCGTGACCGGTGCCCCCGTCCCGGCCCATCGATTACCCCTGGACCGATCGTCCCGACCCCGACCGGCCCGTCGACCGTCGCCCCACCACCACGCCGAGGAGCAGCCGTGACCGAGACCCACCCCTGGAACGTCGCCGCCCTGACCCTCGCCGATGCGGGGTGCGACATCGTCGTGGGCCTCCCCTCCGACGAACCCGGACTGATGGACGCGGCCCGGTCCGTGCCCACCCTGCACGTGCTCACGGTGCGCGACCAGCGCGCCGGCGCATGCGCGGCCATCGGCCACGCAGCTGTCTCCGGCCGGCCCGCCGTCCTCGCCGTCACCTCCGGCCC
This genomic window from Streptomyces sp. NBC_01216 contains:
- a CDS encoding aldehyde dehydrogenase family protein; the encoded protein is MHSDVIETKPGTAPPPGPTTRREHATTATASTDSLVHGYLGALLRSRDELLPVLTGVATAQAAADEILRSLRALSGAPWELRRNAPRRLGRLAAFLPSNNLLYSYILFGVIPSLYTDEVRLRPSARVASAALAVHEILAPHLTGRGGGRIVMAPATQREFLADCARSDAVVFTGRPDNAETVAAHLPDDTLLLTFGSGPNPVVVGPRADPDTVCRAVLDARLYNAGQDCLCTDIVFIHRSLTHEVVPRIADALAAVRVGDRRDPGVRVAPLVYPDAAEGAARFLARHREFTVRGGHADPDRGTVEPTLLHLPWRSDFHPPEFFSPVVLTMEYDDPRRLAGWLHSAEETARGMYVSVFGEPALAGATRLSTSVVCEERITFDAEDGNRPFGGYGPRAGGVRRHGRTTGRPLLLSAETSPGAGR
- a CDS encoding GNAT family N-acetyltransferase, giving the protein MTTHGRLTVKSAAEVPVDSLVRLVRSHEKSITGTAMRTREDILPDTAAPGYGMNNWCLTGADGEVVAWASLTPRGDTLDGMLTALPGRHGESAARALMCLLLDRADELAAQHGRRFAFTVSGVLSGDPVVPTVLQEAGFVPSFTTAQFDIDLSVPPLPPLPPEDGVIRRADGHDDGVLHELHLRSRASGPRTEDARAFRTRLRELREDGGVVLLLEVSGRPAGYVLARAAKREGRVLEVVVAPAFRGLGIGLALLTAVLAELRADGCGRALVTLDTGDLYDPGALCRVLTVQGAHAVTRYRMSANLTAGLD